One Paenibacillus riograndensis SBR5 DNA segment encodes these proteins:
- a CDS encoding substrate-binding domain-containing protein: MKSWRLGLVLLLCTGLGLALTSCLGTSPAYISTNKTHNVHMIVKMNRGDYWNTVKLGAEAAAKEFNVKLTFKAPDSESDIDEQITMVEESIKQKADVIILAASSYMGLAQVVDRAEYYRIPVVSVDAEVGSAKVKTYVGSNGYEAGQKSAERLIDLLNGYGEIGIINFTNATSGQTSSTGTIDFGARDADEREKGFLNYAARFPNVEVVQISYTSSNTADAEQLTRDMLRNHPRLRGIATLNETASQGAGKVIQELGPGPLKMVAFDSSPSMLEMLQDGTVQATVIQNPFNNGYLAVKYAVEATEGIDVPERVDTGTKLIDLDNMLWPENQKLLFPFVR; encoded by the coding sequence ATGAAAAGCTGGCGCTTAGGGCTTGTGCTGCTGCTGTGCACAGGGTTGGGGCTTGCGCTTACTTCCTGCCTGGGTACTTCGCCGGCATATATCAGCACGAATAAAACACACAACGTCCATATGATTGTAAAAATGAACCGGGGCGATTACTGGAATACCGTGAAGCTGGGTGCGGAAGCCGCCGCCAAGGAGTTCAATGTCAAGCTGACGTTCAAGGCGCCGGATTCGGAGAGCGACATTGATGAGCAGATTACCATGGTGGAAGAGTCTATCAAACAAAAGGCCGATGTGATCATCCTTGCGGCCAGCAGCTATATGGGGCTTGCACAGGTAGTGGATCGGGCGGAATATTACAGGATTCCGGTGGTTTCTGTCGATGCGGAGGTGGGTTCGGCCAAAGTGAAAACCTATGTGGGCTCCAACGGCTATGAGGCGGGGCAAAAATCCGCAGAACGGCTGATTGATCTGTTGAACGGGTATGGAGAGATCGGGATCATTAATTTTACCAACGCCACAAGCGGACAGACCAGTTCGACGGGGACGATTGATTTCGGCGCACGGGATGCGGATGAACGGGAAAAAGGGTTTCTCAACTACGCTGCCCGTTTTCCCAATGTTGAAGTGGTGCAGATTTCTTATACTTCCTCCAACACTGCCGATGCGGAACAACTGACCCGGGACATGCTTCGTAACCATCCCCGTCTTCGCGGGATCGCCACATTGAATGAAACAGCTTCCCAGGGTGCAGGCAAAGTAATTCAGGAATTGGGCCCCGGTCCGCTGAAGATGGTGGCTTTTGACAGTTCGCCTTCCATGCTGGAGATGCTGCAGGACGGTACGGTTCAGGCCACAGTGATCCAGAATCCCTTCAATAACGGATATTTAGCGGTCAAATACGCGGTAGAGGCCACAGAAGGCATAGATGTGCCGGAGCGCGTAGATACCGGAACGAAGCTGATTGACCTGGACAATATGCTGTGGCCGGAGAATCAAAAGCTGCTGTTTCCGTTCGTAAGGTAG
- a CDS encoding sensor histidine kinase, which translates to MNKPKAYFPPHRPHPRRKGKLRLPSKLRSIQLIITLTFTAVTVLVAVIVSFMLYNKFAATAEANANMNMQQIIEQVNYNLDLYAKGMANIFATAEEHITASPSIDSPLLSERMDTLMSSREDLVSIAVFTPQGKYVVGTPGQNMRINTQLQSQSWFTSAVKNPEISYSAPHIQNLFKGRYTWVVSISKMIEYKENGQIRKGILLIDFNFRTIDELSRQVKLGKRGYAYILDPLGNIVYHPQQQLIYAGLKYENVEPVLEYKFRSYLDESTGEKRFITVRTLDLTGWKIVGVAYYDEIVTTKRDLNHFLAWFLGVVIVGVIVLSILLSWLIASPIRKLERTVKLVGEGDLNTPINVSGAYEVEQLSRRFNMMLQRIRQLMDQIIYEQETKRKGELEVLQSQINPHFLYNTLNSVIRLAERGKTDEVVTMIQSLSKFFRISLSKGKNMITMQEELDHIRHYLVIQSFRFKNKFRYEISAEEEVLACQTIKLILQPIVENALYHGIEMLPDEGLITITAELVEGLIIIRVSDNGLGMSKETLGTLLSGGKSSSGSGVGVRNVNERIGLVYGREYGLAFESELEEGTTVTICFPAVQAGTEPEEGREDSVQ; encoded by the coding sequence ATGAACAAGCCGAAGGCTTATTTTCCTCCGCACCGCCCGCATCCGCGCAGAAAAGGCAAGCTCCGCTTGCCCTCCAAGCTGCGGAGTATTCAGCTCATCATAACCTTAACCTTTACGGCGGTCACAGTGCTTGTTGCAGTGATCGTCAGTTTTATGCTGTACAACAAGTTTGCCGCAACGGCCGAAGCGAATGCCAATATGAACATGCAGCAGATCATTGAGCAGGTGAATTACAATCTGGACCTGTACGCCAAAGGGATGGCGAATATCTTTGCAACTGCGGAGGAGCATATTACTGCCAGCCCTTCCATTGATTCACCCCTGCTTAGCGAACGGATGGATACGCTGATGAGCAGCCGCGAAGACCTCGTTTCAATAGCGGTATTCACCCCACAGGGGAAATATGTTGTCGGCACCCCCGGACAGAACATGCGGATCAACACCCAACTGCAGAGTCAGAGCTGGTTCACCTCGGCGGTCAAAAACCCGGAAATCTCCTATTCCGCTCCCCATATCCAGAATTTGTTCAAAGGACGCTACACCTGGGTGGTCTCGATCAGCAAAATGATTGAGTACAAAGAGAACGGGCAAATCAGGAAAGGGATTCTGCTGATCGACTTCAACTTCCGCACCATTGATGAGCTCAGCAGACAGGTTAAGCTGGGGAAAAGGGGTTACGCTTACATCCTGGACCCGTTAGGGAACATTGTCTACCATCCGCAGCAGCAGCTGATCTATGCCGGGCTGAAATATGAGAATGTGGAGCCTGTGCTGGAGTATAAATTCCGCAGCTACCTGGACGAGTCGACAGGGGAGAAACGTTTTATTACGGTGCGCACCCTGGATTTGACAGGCTGGAAGATTGTGGGCGTCGCTTATTATGATGAGATTGTGACTACCAAACGTGACCTGAACCACTTTTTGGCCTGGTTTCTGGGCGTTGTGATTGTAGGTGTGATCGTGTTATCCATTCTCCTCTCCTGGCTGATTGCCAGTCCCATCCGCAAGCTTGAGCGTACCGTCAAGCTGGTAGGGGAGGGGGATCTCAATACGCCGATCAATGTCAGCGGTGCCTACGAGGTGGAGCAGCTGTCGCGGCGTTTCAACATGATGCTGCAGCGGATCAGGCAGCTGATGGACCAGATCATCTACGAGCAGGAAACCAAACGCAAGGGTGAGCTTGAAGTCCTGCAGTCGCAGATCAACCCCCATTTTCTGTACAACACGCTGAATTCGGTCATCCGGCTGGCAGAACGCGGCAAAACGGATGAGGTGGTGACCATGATTCAATCGCTGTCGAAATTTTTCCGCATCAGTCTCAGCAAAGGGAAAAATATGATCACTATGCAGGAGGAGCTGGATCATATCCGGCATTATCTGGTCATTCAGAGCTTCCGCTTCAAAAATAAATTCCGTTACGAAATTTCGGCTGAGGAAGAGGTGCTGGCCTGCCAGACGATAAAGCTGATCCTGCAGCCGATTGTGGAAAATGCCCTCTACCACGGCATCGAAATGCTGCCGGATGAAGGTCTGATCACTATTACCGCTGAGCTGGTGGAGGGTTTGATTATCATCCGGGTCAGCGATAACGGGCTTGGGATGAGCAAAGAGACGTTGGGTACCCTGCTGAGCGGCGGCAAGAGCAGCAGCGGTTCAGGTGTAGGTGTGCGGAACGTGAATGAACGGATCGGACTGGTCTACGGGCGGGAATACGGACTTGCTTTTGAGAGTGAGCTTGAAGAGGGAACGACAGTGACCATTTGCTTTCCTGCGGTCCAAGCCGGAACAGAGCCGGAAGAAGGAAGGGAGGACTCCGTACAATGA
- a CDS encoding response regulator: protein MYKLILAEDEEDVREGIIAQIDWEQYGFEVVDQAENGREAADSIDRLLPDVVVTDIQMPFMNGLQLAEWIRNRHPNTKIIILTGYDEFEYAQKAIKLQIDEYILKPFSAQELIDVLLKVRSAIEAEIAEKENVFVLSEHYRKSLPVLREQFLSSLVSRRLRPAEIAEKSAEYGIHLRGELFQASVISVDYIREGGGGEAVSSRPVSLRDTGDRNLQLFAVLNIAEEICQKHSFGKVFIHRDNVVLLSVSEEKEEASITGRTYAILEEIRQNVQRFLKLTVTAGSGTACHSPSLLSQSFNDALQALDYRLILGNNRVIWIEDVESRVGRMLAYDELTQQSLIRTIKLGTLQELKEVVDELFGGLDAAQVSTQEYQIFLLEIITTILRVAKESGSELNDYPGLGFTSLSEIHKFNNMGEAKEWIIGVCSRLMDSIAMERQSSYKQLIDQAKDYIRSHYEESDISIGRVCQHLHISTGYFSSIFKKEMKMTFVSYLLQIRLEAAKELLRSTELKAFEIAERIGFADPNYFSFCFRKKYGQSPKEYKNSSRGG, encoded by the coding sequence ATGTATAAATTGATACTTGCCGAGGACGAAGAAGATGTAAGAGAAGGGATTATCGCGCAGATCGACTGGGAACAATACGGGTTTGAGGTTGTGGATCAGGCCGAGAACGGACGGGAGGCCGCGGATTCCATTGACCGGCTGCTGCCGGATGTGGTCGTTACCGATATTCAGATGCCATTTATGAACGGGCTGCAGCTGGCTGAGTGGATTCGCAACCGTCATCCTAATACGAAGATCATTATATTGACCGGCTACGATGAATTCGAATATGCCCAAAAGGCCATCAAGCTGCAAATTGATGAATATATTTTGAAACCGTTTTCCGCACAGGAGCTGATTGACGTTCTGCTTAAGGTAAGATCTGCGATTGAAGCGGAGATTGCCGAGAAGGAGAATGTATTCGTACTCAGTGAGCATTACCGCAAAAGCCTGCCTGTGCTCCGTGAGCAGTTCCTTTCCTCTCTGGTATCCCGCAGGCTCCGGCCCGCGGAAATTGCCGAGAAGAGTGCGGAATACGGAATCCATCTTCGCGGAGAATTGTTTCAGGCTTCCGTAATCAGTGTCGATTATATCCGGGAAGGCGGAGGAGGGGAGGCTGTCAGCAGCAGACCGGTATCGCTCAGGGACACCGGAGACCGCAATCTGCAGCTTTTCGCCGTACTGAATATTGCCGAGGAAATATGCCAGAAGCACAGCTTCGGCAAAGTATTTATCCACCGGGATAATGTGGTGCTGCTCTCGGTAAGCGAAGAGAAGGAAGAGGCATCCATTACCGGCAGGACGTATGCCATCCTCGAAGAAATCCGCCAGAATGTCCAGCGTTTTCTTAAACTGACGGTAACTGCGGGTTCCGGTACGGCATGCCATTCTCCGTCTCTTTTGTCCCAATCCTTCAATGATGCGCTGCAGGCGCTGGATTACCGGCTGATCCTTGGCAACAACCGGGTCATCTGGATTGAAGATGTGGAATCCCGGGTTGGACGCATGCTCGCCTATGACGAGCTGACCCAGCAGTCGCTGATCCGCACCATTAAGCTGGGCACTCTCCAGGAACTGAAGGAGGTCGTGGACGAGCTGTTTGGCGGATTGGATGCGGCACAGGTAAGCACACAGGAATACCAGATTTTCCTGCTGGAGATCATCACCACGATTCTGCGGGTGGCCAAGGAGTCGGGCAGTGAGCTGAACGATTATCCGGGCCTAGGGTTTACTTCACTGTCAGAGATTCATAAGTTCAACAATATGGGTGAAGCCAAAGAGTGGATTATCGGGGTATGCAGCCGGCTGATGGATTCGATTGCTATGGAACGGCAGTCCAGCTACAAGCAGCTTATCGATCAGGCCAAGGACTATATCCGCAGCCATTATGAGGAATCCGATATTTCCATCGGCAGAGTCTGCCAGCATTTGCACATCAGTACAGGCTATTTCAGCAGCATTTTCAAAAAAGAAATGAAGATGACCTTTGTCAGCTATCTGCTGCAGATCCGTCTTGAAGCGGCCAAAGAGCTGCTGCGTTCGACAGAACTGAAGGCGTTTGAAATCGCCGAACGGATCGGCTTTGCCGACCCGAACTATTTCAGCTTCTGCTTCCGCAAGAAATATGGACAATCGCCTAAAGAGTACAAAAACAGCTCCCGGGGAGGATAA
- a CDS encoding GNAT family N-acetyltransferase codes for MNSSTQEQVLQIRKCGLNDLERVTALLREFGYPTTLSVMKERMEDMETDPFHCTLVAELDNEVVGMVGLRKVRSYYKQADCITEITALIVAEELRGNGLGKRLVAAAEEWARQKGCCELFLRSGNRVERAPAHAFYRHIGFEKTAGYRFNKSLL; via the coding sequence ATGAACAGTAGTACTCAGGAGCAGGTACTGCAAATTCGCAAATGCGGCTTAAATGATCTGGAGAGAGTCACAGCCCTTTTGCGGGAATTCGGCTATCCGACAACGCTTAGCGTGATGAAAGAAAGAATGGAAGACATGGAGACAGATCCGTTCCATTGCACACTGGTTGCAGAACTGGATAATGAAGTTGTGGGAATGGTTGGACTACGCAAGGTAAGATCGTATTACAAACAAGCAGATTGTATTACGGAAATTACCGCACTGATTGTAGCAGAGGAGCTCAGAGGCAACGGCCTTGGTAAAAGACTCGTGGCCGCAGCAGAGGAATGGGCCCGCCAGAAGGGCTGCTGCGAGCTTTTCCTGAGAAGCGGCAACCGTGTGGAGCGTGCGCCGGCACATGCTTTTTACCGCCATATCGGGTTTGAAAAAACCGCCGGTTACCGTTTCAACAAATCATTGCTATAG
- the purT gene encoding formate-dependent phosphoribosylglycinamide formyltransferase encodes MWGAPFSTQSRKLLLLGSGELGKEVIIEAQRLGVETVAVDRYEAAPAMGVAHRSHVIDMLDAEALKKLIRAEKPDLIVPEIEAIATHALQELEEEGFLVVPTARAARLTMDREGIRRLAAEELGLPTAGYRFADSLDELRQAVEILGTPCVIKPIMSSSGKGQSICRKLEDAESCWNTALEGARAKGTRVIVEAFVTFESEITLLTVRSVSGTIFCPPIGHIQKDGDYVESWQPHHMSAAQLAEAEGIARAVTDQLGGFGIFGVELFLTDHGVLFSEVSPRPHDTGMVTMITQDLSEFALHVRAILGFPLDPVHLLSPGASATLKAETAGQAFRVTGIGEALALPRTQVRVFGKPEIRPGRRMAVALSAAEDVEIARTAAKQAASMLKVEVIEDEQ; translated from the coding sequence ATGTGGGGAGCTCCTTTTTCAACCCAGAGCCGTAAGCTGCTGCTCTTGGGCAGCGGGGAATTGGGCAAGGAAGTCATTATCGAAGCTCAGCGCCTTGGCGTAGAGACCGTAGCTGTTGACCGTTACGAAGCTGCACCGGCGATGGGAGTGGCCCATCGTTCGCATGTGATTGATATGCTCGATGCGGAAGCGCTGAAGAAGCTTATTCGTGCCGAGAAGCCGGATCTGATCGTACCGGAGATTGAAGCCATTGCCACACATGCGCTGCAGGAGCTGGAAGAAGAAGGTTTCCTGGTGGTTCCCACCGCCCGTGCAGCCCGGCTGACCATGGACCGGGAAGGCATCCGCCGGCTGGCTGCCGAGGAACTCGGCTTGCCGACGGCCGGCTACCGCTTTGCGGATAGTCTGGATGAGCTGCGCCAGGCCGTAGAGATCTTGGGTACCCCTTGCGTGATTAAGCCGATCATGAGCTCTTCCGGCAAAGGGCAGAGCATCTGCAGAAAGCTGGAGGATGCGGAGAGCTGCTGGAACACAGCGCTTGAAGGTGCACGCGCCAAAGGAACAAGGGTGATTGTAGAAGCTTTTGTCACCTTCGAGAGTGAAATCACACTCTTGACCGTCCGTTCGGTCAGCGGGACGATATTCTGTCCTCCCATCGGTCATATCCAGAAGGACGGCGACTATGTGGAATCCTGGCAGCCCCATCACATGAGCGCAGCCCAGCTGGCTGAGGCTGAAGGGATAGCCCGGGCAGTAACAGACCAGCTTGGCGGATTTGGGATTTTTGGAGTGGAGCTGTTTCTTACGGATCATGGAGTGTTGTTCAGCGAAGTTTCGCCGAGACCGCATGATACCGGCATGGTTACCATGATTACACAGGATTTATCGGAATTTGCTCTGCATGTCAGAGCCATTCTTGGGTTTCCGCTCGACCCGGTGCATTTGCTGTCACCGGGCGCATCAGCAACATTGAAGGCAGAAACAGCCGGACAAGCTTTTCGGGTGACCGGTATTGGCGAAGCACTGGCGCTTCCCCGTACGCAGGTTAGAGTGTTCGGCAAACCGGAGATCCGTCCAGGGCGGCGGATGGCCGTAGCATTAAGTGCAGCAGAAGATGTGGAGATCGCGCGGACAGCAGCCAAGCAGGCAGCGTCTATGCTAAAAGTGGAGGTTATTGAGGATGAACAGTAG
- a CDS encoding dynamin family protein, which produces MGTGRAEMLNEILKEQSYLGLRKLLEQWEDSAAVQIITDLETKAAAGELTFAFCGHFSAGKSSMINQLCGKQVLPSGPVPTSANIVSIRSGSPRVLLYPHAPETGVQPSPWETTPEQLQDFCRKGGEYAAISVWEDVPLLGSHGVLMDTPGVDSTDNGHQAATHSALHLADVVFYVMDYNHVQSENNLAFAKALSEWGKPLYLIINQIDKHREQEITIELYRRQLESAFGQWGIHPAGILFTSLKVQEHPLNQWEHLLSLIGSLLKQREELLQYSLSRSLYHTADAALGAYREEQREERERLLEEAGGDGPDSVEQELQKCAEERVRLDGLGEEARLNLRTGVDALLGNSSLMPAEVREAAGAYAESVSPGFRKGLLFTAAKREKEQQKRLAAWHTLQTREIAAQLEWHLLQLVRQWGEGLGVWDEATETQLKQAVSPEGLAAAVKPGTGFSGEALLNFCRTLAADIKAQFRRAALGAGDELLAKLPPLLDGQRAELARREAALQRQARALAALAALDRAADARAAELAAQLPPRRTLTPGTLPEVRVTPQAGALRAAPRKPQPLPQAAAGSPAAGLAAGTASPAGGRRRLGEAAAVLDAAAELLRREPAMASAARSLAARAADLAGGRFTLALFGAFSAGKSSFANALLGEEVLPVSPHPATAAVNRILAPEGDFRHASAVVTMKSREDFWEDILHSFSVLQLAAPQPETWTAAAAELQVGGLHPSALPHAGFLRAAAAGWQEAEALLGTVRTVDLQEYRTLVAEETRACFIQGIDLYYDCPLTASGIVLVDTPGADSLHARHTGVTFGYMKNADAICFVTYYNHAFSKADRGLLAQLGRIKDSFALDKMFFIINASDLASDEDELQEVQQHVAQNLRAGGLMKPQMYSLSSLLALEGKTAGSRELYEASRFSSFEQALADFAGGELPRLSLAAAKDSLSTVRRRTEEWQEKARQAAGQREAQMRELEDQCRIAEQRLRQLAGEERPGRDLRREGEELLYHVRQRISFAFGRFFQESFHPSLLREDGGNLKEIFTACGRELERTVQRELEQELWATTLRLEAAGRRLAHAAAAAAAEELSIPAEDLQFLQNDKDPWPSPARLECRLNPLDWPALWSRFKSPRHFFEGVGRNEVRAAAEPWMKESVAGAAEELESFLLDFYARSVDAALSRAGDALRESLTEREAAITELLKGGDSAEHWHRLSGELLRLEEAFDNIVDNDL; this is translated from the coding sequence GTGGGAACGGGTCGGGCTGAAATGCTGAATGAGATCTTGAAAGAGCAGTCTTACCTTGGGCTTAGAAAACTATTGGAACAGTGGGAAGACTCTGCTGCAGTGCAAATTATCACAGATTTGGAGACAAAAGCAGCTGCCGGTGAGCTGACGTTTGCTTTTTGCGGCCATTTCTCGGCAGGAAAGTCGAGTATGATTAATCAGCTGTGTGGCAAACAGGTCCTGCCGTCAGGTCCGGTACCAACCAGTGCCAATATCGTATCCATCCGCAGCGGGTCCCCCCGCGTTCTACTATATCCGCATGCCCCTGAGACTGGAGTCCAACCGTCACCATGGGAGACAACGCCGGAGCAGCTCCAGGATTTTTGCCGCAAGGGCGGGGAATATGCAGCGATTTCCGTGTGGGAGGATGTCCCGCTGCTGGGGAGCCACGGGGTTCTGATGGACACCCCGGGCGTGGATTCCACCGATAACGGACATCAGGCAGCAACGCATTCGGCGCTCCATCTGGCTGATGTCGTTTTTTATGTCATGGATTACAATCATGTGCAGTCCGAGAATAATCTCGCCTTTGCGAAAGCTCTAAGTGAATGGGGCAAACCGCTGTATCTCATCATCAACCAGATTGACAAACACCGTGAACAGGAGATCACCATCGAGTTGTACCGCCGGCAACTGGAAAGCGCTTTCGGCCAATGGGGAATTCACCCGGCAGGCATTCTTTTTACTTCCCTTAAGGTCCAGGAGCATCCTCTGAATCAATGGGAGCATCTGCTGAGCCTGATTGGCAGCCTTCTGAAGCAGCGGGAAGAGCTGCTGCAATACAGCCTGTCCCGCTCTCTCTATCACACTGCTGACGCAGCTCTGGGAGCGTACAGGGAAGAGCAGCGGGAGGAAAGAGAACGCCTGCTGGAGGAAGCAGGAGGGGATGGGCCGGATTCCGTAGAGCAGGAGCTTCAGAAATGCGCGGAGGAACGGGTAAGACTTGACGGGCTGGGGGAGGAGGCGCGCCTGAATCTGCGCACCGGAGTGGATGCGCTGCTGGGGAATAGCAGCCTGATGCCGGCAGAGGTCCGGGAAGCGGCTGGAGCCTACGCCGAAAGTGTCAGTCCCGGCTTCCGCAAGGGGCTGCTCTTCACGGCTGCGAAGCGGGAGAAGGAGCAGCAGAAGCGGCTGGCCGCGTGGCATACGCTGCAGACCCGGGAAATTGCCGCCCAGCTGGAGTGGCATCTGCTTCAGCTCGTGCGGCAATGGGGAGAAGGACTCGGCGTCTGGGATGAGGCGACAGAGACGCAGCTTAAGCAGGCGGTCAGCCCCGAGGGACTGGCGGCTGCCGTCAAGCCGGGAACCGGCTTCAGCGGGGAGGCGCTGCTTAATTTCTGCCGCACGCTTGCGGCTGACATTAAGGCACAGTTCCGCCGCGCCGCGCTGGGTGCAGGCGATGAGCTGCTGGCAAAGCTCCCGCCGCTTCTTGACGGGCAGCGCGCGGAGCTGGCGCGCCGCGAGGCCGCCTTGCAGCGGCAGGCGCGCGCCTTGGCCGCGCTGGCCGCCCTTGACCGCGCGGCGGACGCCCGCGCGGCAGAGCTCGCGGCGCAGCTGCCGCCGCGCCGCACCCTCACCCCCGGCACCCTGCCGGAGGTGAGGGTCACCCCGCAGGCCGGCGCGCTCCGCGCCGCGCCGCGCAAGCCCCAGCCGCTGCCCCAGGCTGCGGCTGGAAGCCCCGCCGCCGGCCTGGCGGCGGGGACGGCTTCGCCGGCGGGCGGCCGCCGCCGGCTCGGGGAGGCCGCAGCGGTGCTGGACGCTGCGGCGGAGCTGCTGCGCCGCGAGCCGGCCATGGCCTCGGCTGCGCGCAGCCTGGCGGCGCGGGCGGCAGACCTCGCCGGCGGCCGCTTCACCCTGGCGCTGTTCGGAGCGTTCAGCGCCGGAAAGTCCTCCTTCGCCAATGCCCTGCTGGGCGAAGAAGTGCTGCCTGTGTCGCCGCATCCCGCCACAGCGGCGGTCAACCGCATATTGGCGCCGGAAGGGGACTTCCGTCACGCCAGCGCGGTTGTCACCATGAAGAGCAGAGAGGATTTCTGGGAGGACATCCTCCATTCCTTCAGCGTGCTGCAGCTGGCCGCCCCGCAGCCGGAGACCTGGACCGCTGCGGCTGCGGAGCTGCAGGTTGGCGGACTCCACCCTTCGGCACTCCCGCATGCCGGTTTTCTGCGGGCGGCAGCCGCTGGCTGGCAGGAAGCCGAAGCGCTGCTTGGCACGGTGCGTACCGTCGATCTGCAGGAATACCGGACCCTGGTCGCCGAAGAGACTCGGGCTTGCTTCATCCAGGGGATTGACCTTTACTATGACTGTCCGCTGACAGCCAGCGGGATTGTGCTGGTGGATACCCCCGGGGCGGATTCTCTGCATGCGCGTCATACCGGAGTGACCTTTGGTTACATGAAAAATGCGGATGCGATATGTTTTGTAACCTATTACAATCATGCCTTCTCCAAGGCGGACCGGGGCCTGCTGGCCCAATTGGGACGGATCAAAGACAGCTTCGCGCTCGATAAAATGTTTTTTATCATCAATGCCTCCGATCTGGCTTCGGATGAAGATGAGCTGCAGGAGGTTCAGCAGCATGTTGCGCAGAATCTGCGGGCCGGCGGCCTGATGAAGCCGCAAATGTATTCCCTCTCCAGCCTGCTTGCCCTGGAAGGCAAAACGGCTGGCAGCCGGGAGCTGTACGAGGCTTCCCGGTTCAGCAGCTTTGAGCAGGCGCTGGCGGATTTTGCCGGCGGAGAACTGCCGCGGCTGTCTCTGGCCGCAGCTAAAGACAGCCTAAGCACAGTCCGCCGCCGGACAGAGGAGTGGCAGGAGAAGGCCCGCCAGGCGGCCGGGCAGCGTGAAGCGCAAATGCGGGAGCTGGAGGACCAGTGCCGCATAGCTGAGCAGCGGCTGCGTCAGCTGGCAGGAGAGGAACGGCCGGGCCGGGATTTGCGCCGGGAAGGCGAAGAACTGCTGTATCATGTCCGCCAGCGGATTTCCTTTGCGTTTGGCCGTTTCTTCCAGGAGTCTTTCCATCCCTCGCTGCTCCGTGAGGATGGCGGGAATCTGAAAGAGATCTTTACAGCCTGCGGAAGAGAGCTGGAACGGACGGTCCAGCGTGAGCTGGAGCAGGAGCTGTGGGCAACCACGCTGCGGCTGGAGGCGGCTGGACGGCGGCTTGCGCATGCGGCAGCGGCCGCTGCGGCAGAAGAACTGTCCATCCCCGCAGAGGACCTGCAGTTCCTGCAGAATGACAAGGACCCCTGGCCTTCTCCGGCCAGGCTGGAATGCAGGCTGAACCCGCTGGACTGGCCGGCGCTCTGGAGCCGGTTCAAATCGCCGCGCCACTTCTTCGAAGGGGTGGGGCGGAATGAAGTCAGGGCAGCGGCAGAGCCCTGGATGAAGGAATCTGTAGCAGGAGCAGCCGAAGAGCTTGAATCCTTCCTTCTCGATTTCTATGCAAGGAGCGTGGACGCCGCATTGTCACGTGCAGGGGATGCGCTGCGCGAGAGTCTGACTGAACGGGAAGCAGCGATCACAGAGCTCCTGAAAGGGGGTGATTCAGCAGAGCACTGGCACAGACTCAGCGGAGAATTGCTGCGCCTGGAAGAAGCTTTCGACAATATCGTGGACAATGATCTGTGA
- a CDS encoding SRPBCC family protein, whose amino-acid sequence MHTEETLPEIRKTIVLNAPIDKVWKAVATSGGLAAWWMDNTFEPVLGQEFILRSGQFGDSPCKVTELEPPYRLGFDWGKDWHLAFELKELENQQTEFTLIHSGWDEAKVTEFGQPHSVIRGIMNGGWEKIVNQSLVSYIEA is encoded by the coding sequence ATGCACACTGAAGAAACATTGCCCGAAATCCGCAAAACTATAGTCCTTAACGCTCCTATTGATAAAGTATGGAAGGCTGTTGCCACTTCCGGGGGCCTTGCCGCCTGGTGGATGGACAATACCTTTGAGCCCGTCTTAGGCCAGGAGTTCATTCTCCGGTCCGGACAATTCGGTGATTCGCCTTGCAAAGTCACCGAACTTGAGCCGCCTTACCGGCTAGGCTTTGATTGGGGGAAAGACTGGCATCTCGCTTTTGAGTTGAAAGAGCTGGAGAACCAACAGACAGAATTCACTCTGATTCATTCCGGCTGGGATGAAGCAAAGGTCACTGAATTTGGACAACCCCATTCGGTTATCCGCGGCATCATGAACGGGGGCTGGGAAAAAATCGTCAATCAAAGCCTTGTTAGCTATATAGAGGCTTAA
- a CDS encoding ArsR/SmtB family transcription factor, with the protein MSAPALKHDVFQAIADPTRRTVLQLLARNDMPIVAISENFALSRTAINKHLHILSDAGLVSSRRVGRETRYRLQPERLIELKDWLAFFETYWDDRLSLLKEFVESAPDPQ; encoded by the coding sequence GTGTCTGCCCCAGCCCTCAAGCATGATGTGTTTCAGGCGATTGCCGATCCTACCCGCCGCACTGTATTACAGCTGCTCGCCCGCAACGATATGCCCATTGTGGCCATCTCGGAGAACTTCGCGCTTTCGCGGACCGCTATTAACAAACATCTGCATATCTTGTCTGATGCAGGTCTTGTCAGCTCACGGCGGGTAGGCAGGGAGACAAGGTACAGGCTTCAACCAGAGCGGCTTATTGAGCTAAAAGACTGGCTTGCATTTTTTGAAACATATTGGGACGACAGATTGTCACTGCTGAAGGAATTTGTGGAGAGCGCCCCTGATCCGCAATAA